A window from Synechococcus sp. RSCCF101 encodes these proteins:
- a CDS encoding ferredoxin--nitrite reductase: protein MTTTAGNRPLAPYLEGKTLNKVEQNKAARDGLDLAGDLERFAQAGWQAIDETDLQLRLKWFGLFWRPVTPGQFMLRLRVPNGIISSEQLRAVASIVARYGSDGSCDITTRQNLQLRGVLLEDFPEILERLKEVGLTSIQSGFDNPRNVTGNPLAGIDPHEIVDTRPYTQELQDFLVGSGKGNRSFSNLPRKWNTAVAGSKDNFLLHNDIVFHPVERDGVMGFGVWVGGILSSQMNAYALPLNAWVPPHEICRLTDAVIGLWRDHGERKNRPKGRFRFYLDGLGIEAFRAQVVERFGPLAEDPGSVFDATPRQHLGLHPQKQEGLLYAGLHVPVGRLKAVDLQDLAALSESFGDGEVRLTEDQNVILSGIPASRSDALAAEPLLQRFPMHPGSVSAGTVSCTGKTYCGFALTNTKDTAMGIARELDRELELPEEVRIHWTGCPNSCGQAYMGAIGLTGTKAKSADGELGEGYDITIGGSQGADPQIGTSSRKKVPANEVKQVVRDLLIEHYGARPRAM from the coding sequence ATGACCACCACCGCCGGCAATCGACCTCTGGCTCCCTACCTCGAGGGCAAGACCCTCAACAAGGTGGAGCAGAACAAGGCCGCCCGCGACGGACTCGATCTGGCCGGCGACCTCGAGCGCTTCGCCCAGGCGGGCTGGCAGGCCATCGATGAGACCGATTTGCAGCTGCGCCTCAAGTGGTTCGGCCTGTTCTGGCGACCGGTCACACCCGGCCAGTTCATGCTGCGCCTGCGGGTGCCCAACGGGATCATCAGCTCCGAGCAGCTGCGGGCCGTGGCCTCGATCGTGGCCCGCTATGGCAGCGACGGCAGCTGCGACATCACCACGCGCCAGAACCTGCAGCTGAGGGGTGTGCTTCTCGAGGACTTCCCCGAAATCCTGGAGCGCCTGAAAGAGGTGGGCCTCACCTCGATTCAGTCCGGCTTCGACAATCCCCGCAACGTCACCGGCAACCCGCTGGCCGGCATCGATCCGCACGAGATCGTCGACACCCGGCCCTACACCCAGGAGCTGCAGGACTTCCTGGTGGGCAGCGGCAAGGGCAACCGCAGCTTCTCGAATCTGCCGCGCAAGTGGAACACCGCCGTGGCCGGTTCCAAAGACAACTTCCTTCTGCACAACGACATCGTCTTCCACCCCGTGGAACGCGACGGCGTGATGGGATTCGGCGTCTGGGTGGGCGGCATCCTCTCCTCCCAGATGAACGCCTACGCCCTGCCTCTCAATGCCTGGGTGCCCCCTCACGAGATCTGCCGGCTCACCGATGCGGTGATCGGCCTCTGGCGCGACCACGGCGAGCGCAAGAACCGCCCCAAAGGTCGCTTCCGCTTCTACCTCGATGGTCTGGGGATCGAGGCCTTCCGCGCCCAGGTGGTCGAGCGATTCGGGCCGCTGGCGGAGGACCCGGGCTCGGTGTTCGATGCCACGCCCAGGCAGCATCTGGGTCTGCATCCCCAGAAGCAGGAGGGCCTGCTCTACGCCGGCCTGCACGTGCCGGTGGGTCGCCTCAAGGCCGTGGACCTGCAGGATCTCGCCGCCCTGAGCGAGTCCTTCGGCGATGGTGAGGTGCGCCTCACGGAGGATCAGAACGTGATCCTCTCCGGCATCCCGGCAAGCCGGAGCGATGCGCTGGCCGCCGAGCCGCTGCTGCAGCGCTTCCCCATGCATCCGGGCAGCGTCTCGGCCGGAACCGTGTCCTGCACCGGCAAGACCTACTGCGGCTTCGCCCTCACGAACACCAAGGACACGGCCATGGGCATCGCCCGGGAGCTGGACCGGGAGCTGGAGTTGCCCGAGGAGGTGCGCATCCACTGGACCGGCTGCCCCAACAGCTGCGGCCAGGCCTACATGGGGGCCATCGGCCTCACCGGCACCAAGGCCAAATCGGCAGACGGTG
- a CDS encoding CbiX/SirB N-terminal domain-containing protein, which produces MDERLLSSSGRPPGHPWLLLQDGPRLAPGHPLLLVVHGREGGHVPEGIERFASDLAGRRRAPVRVQALTADVVEDGARHPCLWLAPLLLLPGSHVRSDIPAIARRLQRDGHGVRRLPFLGAWPELLRMMREWVERERANGRRTVLVHHPLRPGLARRHLTTLQRRLGAELLPADQLRHYTPAHRSAALPLALAANRMSDSLQHRLRPHPPTGCTTDFEHVFPPLLDDPRCRTLLLRLLSALP; this is translated from the coding sequence ATGGACGAGCGGCTGCTGAGTTCATCAGGCCGTCCGCCCGGGCATCCGTGGCTGTTGTTACAGGATGGTCCCCGGCTCGCGCCGGGCCATCCGCTGCTGCTGGTGGTGCACGGCAGGGAAGGCGGTCATGTGCCGGAGGGCATCGAGCGCTTCGCCTCCGATCTGGCCGGCCGGCGCCGGGCCCCGGTGCGCGTGCAGGCCCTCACGGCCGATGTCGTGGAGGACGGCGCCCGTCACCCCTGCCTCTGGCTGGCTCCCCTGCTGCTGCTGCCCGGCAGCCATGTGCGCAGCGACATCCCCGCCATCGCCCGCCGCCTGCAGCGCGATGGCCACGGCGTGCGCCGGCTCCCCTTCCTCGGCGCCTGGCCGGAGCTGCTTCGGATGATGCGCGAGTGGGTGGAGCGGGAACGGGCCAACGGCCGCCGCACGGTGCTGGTGCACCATCCGCTGCGGCCCGGGCTGGCCCGGCGACACCTCACCACCCTGCAGCGCCGGCTGGGGGCGGAGCTGCTGCCGGCGGATCAGCTTCGCCACTACACTCCGGCCCATCGCTCGGCAGCCCTGCCCCTGGCCCTGGCGGCCAACCGCATGAGCGACTCGCTGCAGCACCGGCTCAGGCCCCATCCGCCGACAGGCTGCACCACGGATTTCGAGCACGTCTTCCCGCCCCTTCTCGACGACCCCCGTTGCCGGACCCTGCTTCTCCGTCTGCTGAGCGCCCTCCCCTGA
- a CDS encoding GGDEF domain-containing phosphodiesterase translates to MTVDPGRSDLPRRPGVMDPAANGAARRRSPQPEAGLSLDQLDADQRRALDNLCEMAREIGGVAAALLWSADSHSQPMLLASAGPIDRVESAIARLGTPGSTRPDSFPLTEPGASEPSAHLTLLPDKAAAEGPIRLSPEQDTLLRRLLLQLERELGQAKPARREAVPGTGEDPGPVVAQSVPGRWYERQQLIDLLEQLLLQRGGVSFTLLRLELRELPEITLALGQAMSEQVIKLAAERLLNSLPGSARACQYGESELLVLLPGRSEREPLTQLGSQLTALFDEAMQFEGRLIGTTAAIGIAPCTGDYDSSDTLLADAAIALQEARRSNTRGSHFRFVDRGEVLRKKGEYDLETSLRKTLQHSGFLPFFQPIINLRTGRVVGFECLVRWRDENNQLRTPGAFLATAGRIGLTGEMDLQVIEKAIQATHHFACGSVKERLLLSVNLSGDLLTTPRLRQRLLDLLNTTPLHPHWILQVELIEDNFKQLEEDFEEFMHHLKQLGVKIAIDDFGTGYSSLSRLHHFPFSTIKIDGSFVQRINEEERPSNRLLDAMFAIGSTMRLHATAEGVETESQRTWLIRHGFRTGQGYLFARPIPITEAVAFTRANHKRQRSFRMERDGRVFSLLVALRRRLTSLRKRFFD, encoded by the coding sequence ATGACGGTCGATCCGGGCCGGAGCGACCTTCCCCGGCGTCCCGGTGTGATGGACCCGGCCGCCAACGGAGCGGCCAGACGCCGATCGCCGCAGCCCGAGGCCGGCCTCTCGCTTGATCAGCTGGATGCGGACCAGCGCCGTGCCCTCGACAACCTCTGCGAGATGGCGCGCGAGATCGGCGGCGTGGCCGCCGCCCTGCTCTGGAGCGCGGACAGCCACAGTCAGCCGATGCTGCTGGCCAGCGCCGGACCGATCGATCGGGTCGAGAGCGCCATCGCCAGGCTGGGCACTCCCGGCTCGACACGGCCGGACAGTTTTCCCCTCACCGAGCCCGGTGCGAGCGAACCCTCCGCCCACCTGACCCTGCTGCCGGACAAGGCGGCTGCGGAAGGCCCGATCCGACTGTCTCCCGAGCAGGACACCCTGCTGCGGCGCCTGCTGCTGCAACTGGAACGGGAGCTGGGCCAGGCCAAACCAGCCCGCCGCGAAGCCGTCCCGGGGACCGGTGAGGACCCCGGCCCGGTGGTGGCCCAGTCGGTGCCGGGGCGCTGGTACGAGCGCCAGCAACTGATCGATCTGCTGGAGCAGCTGCTGCTGCAGCGTGGTGGTGTGAGCTTCACCCTGCTGCGGCTGGAACTGCGCGAGCTGCCCGAGATCACCCTGGCCCTGGGCCAGGCCATGAGCGAGCAGGTGATCAAGCTGGCCGCCGAGCGACTGCTCAACTCCCTGCCCGGATCGGCCCGGGCCTGCCAGTACGGCGAGTCGGAGCTGCTGGTGCTCCTGCCCGGCCGCTCCGAGCGAGAGCCGCTGACACAACTGGGGAGCCAGCTCACGGCCCTCTTCGATGAGGCCATGCAGTTCGAGGGGCGGCTGATCGGCACCACCGCCGCCATCGGCATCGCCCCCTGCACCGGCGATTACGACAGCAGCGACACCCTGCTGGCCGATGCGGCCATCGCCCTGCAGGAAGCCCGCAGAAGCAACACCCGGGGCAGCCACTTCCGCTTTGTCGACCGGGGCGAGGTCCTGCGCAAGAAGGGGGAATACGACCTGGAGACGAGCCTGCGCAAGACCCTGCAGCACAGCGGCTTTCTGCCCTTCTTCCAGCCGATCATCAACCTGCGCACCGGCCGGGTGGTGGGCTTCGAATGCCTCGTGCGCTGGCGCGACGAGAACAACCAACTGCGCACCCCCGGTGCGTTCCTGGCCACCGCCGGCCGCATCGGCCTCACCGGCGAAATGGATCTGCAGGTGATCGAGAAGGCGATCCAGGCCACCCACCATTTCGCCTGCGGCAGCGTCAAGGAGCGGCTGCTACTGAGTGTCAACCTCTCCGGCGATCTGCTCACCACGCCGAGGCTGCGGCAGCGCCTGCTCGATCTGCTCAACACCACACCCCTGCACCCGCACTGGATCCTGCAGGTGGAGCTGATCGAGGACAACTTCAAGCAACTCGAGGAGGACTTCGAGGAGTTCATGCACCACCTCAAGCAACTGGGGGTGAAGATCGCCATCGATGACTTCGGCACCGGCTATTCCTCCCTCAGCCGTCTGCATCACTTCCCCTTCAGCACGATCAAGATCGACGGCAGCTTCGTGCAGCGGATCAACGAGGAGGAGCGGCCCAGCAACCGCCTGCTCGATGCGATGTTCGCCATCGGCTCCACCATGCGTCTGCATGCCACTGCCGAGGGTGTGGAAACCGAGAGTCAGCGCACCTGGCTGATCCGGCACGGATTCCGCACCGGCCAGGGCTACCTGTTCGCACGGCCGATCCCGATCACCGAGGCCGTGGCCTTCACCCGGGCCAATCACAAACGGCAGCGTTCCTTCCGGATGGAGCGTGATGGCCGCGTCTTCTCCCTGCTGGTGGCCCTTCGGCGCCGGCTGACGAGCCTGCGGAAGCGCTTCTTCGACTGA
- a CDS encoding glycogen/starch/alpha-glucan phosphorylase translates to MTYESPSDAGGSDASHPASATGRSLADAMRRHLFYSQAKSPSLATPHDLYRSLALAVRDHLLQTWTDTAEAYTRSAVRTVSYLSAEFLLGPHLENNLVMLGLREAAVDACRELDTSLEELLQEEPEPGLGNGGLGRLAACFQESMASLQLPAIGYGIRYEFGIFRQSIEGGFQVETTDAWLAKGNPWEVVRPEWSYPVQIGGQTVIGVAYDTPILGYGIHTANTLRLWSAQAPEAFDFASFNAGDYPRAVLQKMRSETISKVLYPNDEMVQGKRLRLSQQIFFVSCSLQDMFRILKGQGLSPREFHRKFTVQLNDTHPAIAVAELMRLLIDEHGLDWDTAWSVTTATINFTNHTLLPEALETWDLDLFEDLLPRHLQIIYDINARFLRMVRIRFPGDTELLERVSLIQEHPSRKVRMAHLAVVGSQHVNGVAELHSSLLRSHLFADFHRLWPERFTNVTNGVTPRRWMLVSNPPLSRLLDRRIGSGWRRDLEQLIRLEDQLGDESLLQEWRECREQAKQKLSRRIHADQGLLVDPSTLFDVQVKRIHEYKRQHLAALHIVERYLRIRSGEDLPARTFLFAGKAAPGYAMAKLIVRLINGIAEIVNLDPRMEGRLRVVFLPNFNVNLAQVIYPAVDLSEQISTAGKEASGTGNMKMALNGALTIGTLDGANVEIRDRVGEDNFFLFGHTTDQVLALDRNGYSPMAVLHEDGMARAAIDLIDSGHFSEGNRDLFRPLLDDLCNRDPFKVIADLAAYREAQQRVDDAWHDRDRWTRMSILNAARCGFFSSDRSISEYASRIWKVSAAPVDACQVPELGSGHP, encoded by the coding sequence ATGACCTACGAGAGCCCGTCCGACGCCGGTGGAAGCGACGCTTCCCATCCCGCCTCGGCCACCGGCAGAAGCCTGGCCGACGCCATGCGCCGGCATCTCTTCTACAGCCAGGCCAAGTCGCCCTCGCTGGCCACCCCGCACGACCTGTACCGCAGCCTGGCGTTGGCGGTGCGGGACCACCTCCTGCAGACCTGGACCGACACGGCCGAGGCCTACACCCGATCGGCGGTGCGCACCGTCTCCTACCTCTCGGCGGAATTCCTGCTCGGCCCGCATCTGGAGAACAACCTCGTGATGCTGGGCCTGCGCGAGGCCGCGGTGGACGCCTGCCGTGAGCTCGACACCAGCCTGGAGGAGCTGCTGCAGGAGGAGCCGGAACCGGGCCTGGGCAACGGCGGCCTCGGCCGCCTGGCCGCCTGCTTCCAGGAATCGATGGCCAGCCTACAGCTGCCGGCCATCGGCTACGGCATCCGCTACGAATTCGGCATCTTCCGCCAGAGCATCGAGGGCGGCTTCCAGGTGGAGACCACCGACGCCTGGCTGGCCAAGGGCAATCCCTGGGAGGTGGTGCGGCCGGAATGGTCCTATCCGGTGCAGATCGGCGGCCAGACGGTGATCGGCGTCGCCTACGACACGCCGATCCTCGGCTACGGCATCCACACCGCGAACACCCTGCGGCTGTGGTCGGCCCAGGCACCGGAAGCCTTCGATTTCGCCAGCTTCAACGCCGGCGACTATCCCCGTGCCGTGCTGCAGAAGATGCGCTCGGAGACCATCTCCAAGGTGCTCTACCCCAACGATGAGATGGTGCAGGGCAAGCGCCTGCGCCTGAGCCAGCAGATCTTCTTCGTGTCCTGCTCCCTGCAGGACATGTTCCGCATCCTCAAGGGCCAGGGTCTCTCGCCGCGGGAGTTCCACCGCAAGTTCACCGTCCAGCTCAACGACACCCACCCGGCCATCGCCGTGGCCGAGCTGATGCGGCTGCTGATCGATGAGCACGGACTCGACTGGGACACGGCCTGGTCGGTGACCACGGCCACGATCAACTTCACCAACCACACCCTGCTGCCGGAGGCACTCGAGACCTGGGATCTCGACCTGTTCGAGGACCTGCTGCCCCGGCATCTGCAGATCATCTACGACATCAACGCCCGCTTCCTGCGCATGGTGCGCATCCGCTTCCCGGGCGACACCGAACTGCTGGAGCGCGTCTCCCTGATCCAGGAGCATCCCTCGCGCAAAGTGCGCATGGCCCATCTGGCCGTGGTCGGCTCCCAGCACGTGAACGGCGTGGCCGAGCTGCACAGCTCCCTGCTGCGCTCCCACCTGTTCGCCGATTTCCACCGGCTCTGGCCGGAGCGCTTCACCAACGTCACCAACGGCGTCACACCACGGCGCTGGATGCTGGTCTCCAACCCGCCCCTGAGCCGGCTGCTGGACCGCCGCATCGGCAGCGGCTGGCGCCGGGATCTCGAACAGCTGATCCGGCTGGAGGATCAGCTCGGCGATGAGAGTCTGCTGCAGGAATGGCGCGAATGCCGGGAGCAGGCGAAGCAGAAGCTTTCACGCCGCATCCATGCCGATCAGGGCCTGCTAGTGGATCCCTCCACCCTGTTCGATGTGCAGGTGAAGCGGATCCACGAATACAAGCGCCAGCATCTGGCGGCCCTGCACATCGTGGAGCGCTACCTGCGCATCCGCAGCGGCGAGGATCTGCCGGCCCGCACCTTCCTCTTCGCCGGCAAGGCCGCCCCCGGTTACGCCATGGCGAAGCTGATCGTGCGGCTGATCAACGGCATCGCCGAGATCGTCAATCTCGATCCACGCATGGAGGGCCGCCTGCGGGTGGTGTTCCTGCCCAATTTCAATGTGAACCTGGCCCAGGTGATCTACCCGGCGGTGGATCTCTCCGAGCAGATCTCCACCGCCGGCAAGGAGGCCTCCGGCACCGGCAACATGAAGATGGCGCTCAACGGGGCGCTCACCATCGGCACCCTCGACGGCGCCAATGTGGAGATCCGCGACCGGGTGGGTGAGGACAACTTCTTCCTCTTCGGCCACACCACCGACCAGGTGCTGGCCCTCGACCGCAACGGCTACTCACCGATGGCCGTCCTGCACGAGGACGGCATGGCCAGGGCCGCCATCGACCTGATCGACTCGGGCCACTTCAGCGAGGGCAACCGCGATCTGTTCCGGCCCCTGCTCGATGACCTCTGCAACCGCGACCCCTTCAAGGTGATCGCCGATCTGGCGGCCTACCGCGAGGCCCAGCAGCGCGTCGACGACGCCTGGCACGACCGGGACCGCTGGACGCGGATGTCGATCCTCAATGCCGCCCGCTGCGGCTTCTTCAGCAGCGACCGCTCGATCAGCGAGTACGCCTCCCGCATCTGGAAGGTGTCCGCCGCTCCGGTGGATGCCTGTCAGGTGCCGGAGCTGGGCAGCGGCCATCCGTGA
- a CDS encoding transglutaminase family protein produces the protein MTGSTPPALHPEPGDWADGWMDAVAARAEARLAAAGVELTLGGEPTYIPLKPEGPEWSVAADGPTKLTMARALADAIEERAWQGATQLLCPGKVYEGETNPRWALRLLRQADGSALTRWPEVVPGAAAPGTEEGPRLLEALAAALGCRLQPLRFRDPLEPARSAWAILLTHPHPEPGGWSAAPWDLPEPDRLLLPAPGPAGLRLPLQRVPEGVPRQVLTLEIGPDGWQFFLPPLAMAPWLDLLDAIAGLAGGWSRPRLGGVMPFDVGGRWQVLGLTADPGVLEVNLPVCARWRDYAGWLQLLEEAGAAVGLRSWRAGQPWASGTGGGNHLLWGGPSLERNPFFRRPHWLAAILRFWQRHPALSYGFGSASVGPSSQCPRADEGSARWEDLELAQQALLTLPEGDQRVMIGETLRHLQADRSGNTHRSEISLDKFWNPAWTAGCQGLIEFRAIETTPQARWSAAIALLWTALAAHLLDSERAPALEAWGEALHDRMLLPSVLRQDLGDVLERLRADGLALEPGPFDELWDWRCPVLLNWRNEALGAELEIRAALEPWPLICDTPVEGGLTSRFVDSSIRRIEIRANAAGRQHLQLQLNGHPIPLDQPPLAVRYRAERLYPCLHPLLPVHLPLDLELRWPMAGGEATRGRRYRMERPNGPFLDQGALEDPAPALRKPLRPRPGSCCIDLRRAAGVSSS, from the coding sequence ATGACAGGCTCCACTCCACCGGCTCTGCACCCCGAACCGGGCGACTGGGCCGATGGCTGGATGGACGCGGTGGCCGCCAGGGCCGAGGCGCGCCTGGCCGCCGCCGGCGTGGAGCTCACCCTGGGCGGTGAGCCCACCTACATCCCCCTGAAGCCGGAGGGCCCCGAATGGAGTGTGGCCGCCGACGGCCCCACCAAGCTCACCATGGCGCGCGCCCTGGCGGACGCCATCGAGGAGCGGGCCTGGCAGGGTGCCACCCAGCTGCTCTGTCCCGGCAAGGTCTACGAAGGCGAAACCAACCCGCGCTGGGCCCTGCGGTTGCTGCGGCAGGCCGATGGCTCGGCCCTCACCCGCTGGCCGGAGGTGGTGCCCGGCGCGGCGGCACCCGGCACCGAAGAGGGTCCGCGGCTGCTGGAGGCTCTCGCCGCCGCCCTCGGCTGCCGGCTGCAGCCGCTGCGGTTCCGCGATCCGCTGGAGCCGGCGCGCAGCGCCTGGGCCATTCTGCTCACCCATCCGCACCCCGAACCCGGCGGCTGGTCCGCCGCTCCCTGGGACCTGCCGGAGCCGGACCGGCTGCTGCTGCCAGCTCCGGGACCGGCCGGACTGCGCCTACCCCTGCAACGCGTGCCCGAGGGGGTGCCCCGGCAGGTGCTCACCCTGGAGATCGGCCCCGACGGCTGGCAGTTCTTCCTGCCGCCCCTGGCGATGGCCCCCTGGCTGGACCTGCTGGACGCCATCGCCGGACTGGCCGGCGGCTGGAGCCGGCCGCGGCTGGGCGGGGTGATGCCCTTCGATGTGGGCGGGCGCTGGCAGGTGCTGGGGCTCACCGCCGATCCCGGCGTGCTGGAGGTCAACCTGCCGGTCTGCGCCCGCTGGCGGGACTACGCCGGCTGGCTGCAGCTGCTGGAGGAGGCGGGCGCAGCGGTGGGGCTGCGGTCCTGGCGGGCCGGCCAGCCCTGGGCCTCGGGCACCGGTGGCGGCAATCACCTGCTCTGGGGTGGACCGAGCCTGGAGCGCAACCCGTTCTTCCGGCGGCCGCACTGGCTGGCGGCGATCCTGCGCTTCTGGCAGCGGCATCCGGCCCTCTCCTACGGATTCGGGAGCGCGAGTGTGGGACCGTCCTCCCAGTGCCCGCGCGCCGATGAGGGCAGCGCCCGCTGGGAGGACCTGGAACTGGCCCAGCAGGCACTCCTGACCCTGCCGGAGGGGGATCAGCGGGTGATGATCGGTGAGACCCTGCGCCATCTGCAGGCCGATCGCTCTGGCAACACCCACCGCAGCGAGATCAGCCTCGACAAGTTCTGGAACCCCGCCTGGACCGCCGGCTGCCAGGGGCTGATCGAGTTCCGGGCGATCGAGACCACCCCCCAGGCCCGCTGGAGCGCGGCCATCGCCCTGCTCTGGACCGCCCTGGCGGCCCACCTTCTGGACAGCGAGCGGGCGCCGGCCCTGGAGGCCTGGGGCGAGGCCCTGCACGACCGGATGCTGCTGCCCAGCGTGCTGCGTCAGGACCTCGGCGATGTGCTGGAGCGGCTGCGGGCCGATGGACTGGCCCTGGAGCCGGGACCCTTCGATGAGCTGTGGGACTGGCGCTGTCCGGTGCTGCTGAACTGGCGCAATGAGGCTCTGGGGGCGGAGCTGGAGATCCGCGCCGCCCTCGAACCCTGGCCCCTGATCTGCGACACGCCGGTGGAGGGCGGCCTCACCAGCCGGTTCGTGGACAGCTCGATCCGCCGGATCGAGATCCGGGCGAACGCCGCCGGCCGGCAGCATCTGCAGCTGCAGCTCAACGGGCATCCGATCCCCCTCGATCAGCCGCCTCTGGCCGTCCGCTACCGGGCCGAACGGCTCTACCCCTGCCTGCATCCCCTGCTGCCGGTGCATCTGCCGCTCGACCTGGAGCTGCGCTGGCCCATGGCCGGAGGGGAGGCCACTCGGGGACGGCGCTACCGGATGGAGCGGCCCAACGGGCCCTTCCTGGATCAGGGCGCCCTCGAGGATCCGGCCCCTGCGCTCCGCAAGCCCCTGCGTCCGCGCCCCGGCAGCTGCTGCATCGACCTGCGCCGGGCCGCCGGCGTCAGCAGCTCCTGA
- a CDS encoding transglutaminase family protein — MHAQVSHTLRYRYSAPVQLGRHRLCLQPRGHGFQRLLSFDLRLWPEPSQSHSLVAASGDEILRARFCGSTDLLEIRALSHVLTSTPPPLADCLSDNEPELPYPVGHLNGDLMGALEGWLPNGQHEPAAVELAQEALMGSSNRSLLFLEQLVGMIQDRVKYTERHLGPAWPAGRTLRERVGSCRDLALLMIASCRCVGLPARFVSGYHLLEPAPERYDLHAWAEVYVPGAGWRGFDPSGRGPVDDRYITLATSSKPHLTAAVSGSFSGPPAVESSLNWSIEATASVMHPPESQATPR; from the coding sequence ATGCATGCTCAAGTAAGCCATACCCTCCGCTACCGCTACAGCGCCCCGGTTCAGCTGGGCCGGCATCGCCTCTGCCTGCAGCCGCGCGGTCATGGCTTTCAGCGCCTGCTGAGCTTCGATCTGCGCCTCTGGCCGGAGCCGAGCCAGTCCCACAGCCTGGTGGCGGCCAGCGGCGATGAGATCCTGCGGGCCCGCTTCTGCGGCAGCACCGATCTGCTGGAGATCCGCGCCCTGAGCCACGTGCTGACCAGCACACCGCCGCCGCTCGCGGACTGCCTGAGCGACAACGAGCCGGAACTGCCCTACCCGGTGGGCCACCTGAACGGAGACCTGATGGGCGCCCTGGAGGGGTGGCTGCCCAATGGCCAGCACGAACCGGCCGCCGTGGAACTGGCGCAGGAGGCCCTGATGGGCAGCAGCAACCGGTCGCTGCTGTTCCTCGAGCAGCTGGTCGGCATGATTCAGGACCGGGTCAAGTACACCGAGCGCCACCTGGGCCCGGCCTGGCCCGCCGGCCGAACCCTGCGCGAGCGGGTGGGCTCCTGCCGGGATCTGGCGCTGCTGATGATCGCCTCCTGCCGCTGCGTGGGGCTGCCCGCCCGCTTCGTGAGCGGCTACCACCTGCTGGAGCCGGCACCGGAGCGCTATGACCTGCATGCCTGGGCCGAGGTGTACGTGCCCGGGGCCGGCTGGCGCGGCTTCGACCCCAGCGGCCGCGGCCCGGTGGACGACCGCTACATCACGCTGGCGACCTCCTCCAAGCCCCACCTCACGGCCGCCGTGTCCGGCAGCTTCTCCGGGCCGCCCGCTGTGGAGAGCAGCCTGAACTGGTCGATCGAGGCCACAGCCAGCGTCATGCACCCACCCGAAAGCCAGGCGACCCCCCGATGA
- a CDS encoding alpha-E domain-containing protein, with protein MLSRVADSLYWINRYVERAENLSRFVEVSEALALDCPPGSAEPWLPLVEASGNREDFDRLYPEGRAEDVVRFIVEDRRNGNSIVSCLAAARENARQIRDVITTEMWEHINDLHWSLEDSTSLRNSHELEWLQEIRRGCQLFFGITDATLSRDLSWRFSQLGRLIERADQTSRILDVKYYLLLPSVEEVGGVLDELQWIALLRSAGAYHMFRKAEQQAITPRAVARFLLLDPIFPRAVRYCLEGISETLRAIQRRPVPGPPDDLECLRGQTLAKWSYVRIDELIHQGLHEAIDQLQSDLNRLHGLIHERYFITSSPGSTTTDPACMLK; from the coding sequence ATGCTCAGCCGGGTCGCCGATTCGCTCTACTGGATCAACCGCTACGTGGAGCGCGCCGAGAACCTCTCCCGCTTCGTGGAGGTGAGTGAGGCGCTGGCGCTGGACTGTCCCCCGGGTTCGGCTGAACCCTGGCTGCCCCTGGTGGAGGCCAGCGGCAACCGGGAGGACTTCGACCGGCTCTACCCCGAGGGACGGGCCGAGGATGTGGTGCGCTTCATCGTCGAGGACCGGCGCAACGGCAACAGCATCGTCAGCTGCCTGGCGGCGGCGCGGGAGAACGCCCGCCAGATCCGTGATGTGATCACCACGGAGATGTGGGAGCACATTAATGACCTGCACTGGAGCCTCGAGGACAGCACCAGCCTGCGCAACTCCCACGAACTGGAGTGGCTGCAGGAGATCCGACGCGGCTGCCAGCTCTTCTTCGGCATCACCGATGCCACCCTGAGCCGTGATCTCTCCTGGCGCTTCAGCCAGCTGGGTCGGCTGATCGAACGGGCCGACCAGACCTCGCGCATCCTCGATGTGAAGTACTACCTGCTGCTGCCCTCGGTGGAGGAGGTGGGCGGGGTGCTCGATGAACTGCAGTGGATCGCCCTGCTGCGCTCGGCAGGCGCGTATCACATGTTCCGCAAGGCCGAACAGCAGGCGATCACCCCCCGGGCGGTGGCCCGCTTCCTGCTGCTGGATCCGATCTTCCCCCGGGCGGTGCGCTACTGCCTCGAGGGCATCAGCGAAACCCTGCGGGCCATCCAGCGCCGACCGGTGCCCGGTCCGCCGGACGATCTCGAGTGCCTGCGCGGCCAGACCCTGGCCAAGTGGAGCTACGTGCGCATCGACGAACTGATCCACCAGGGGCTGCACGAGGCCATCGATCAGCTGCAGTCGGATCTCAACCGGCTGCACGGCCTGATCCACGAGCGCTACTTCATCACCAGTTCGCCGGGCTCCACCACCACCGACCCGGCATGCATGCTCAAGTAA